GTGGCGCCCACCACCAACGCCCTGGCGCCAGCCCTGACCATCGTGGTGTCCCTCATCGCCTACCAGACGCTGCCCACTCCGTACGGTGCGGTCGGTATCGTGCTGGCGCTGCTCGGCTCCACACTGATGGTCTACAGCGACGAAAAGCGCGGTGAGGCACCAACCGCCGCGCTCGCCAACCCCGACACAACGACACAGAGGAGCCGCGCATGAAACCCACCGTTGCGATCATCGGCGCGGGCAGCGTCGAGTTCACCCGCGAACTGCTCGGTGACATCCTGTCGTTCCCCGAGCTCGCCTCGACGCGGATCATGTTGCACGACATCAACACCGAGCGCCTCGAAACCGCGGAGGCCATCGCACGGGCGACCGCCCGCGCGGCGGATGCCGACCCGGAGATCGCCGCCACCACCGAACGCCGCCGCGCGCTCGACGGCGCCGACTACGTGATCAACGTCATCCAGGTCGGCATGCACGAGGCCACCGTGCGGGACTTCGAGATCCCGGCCCGCTACGGGCTGAACCAGACCATCGGCGACACCATCGGTATCGGTGGGATCTTCCGCGGCCTGCGGACATTCCCGGTGCTCGCCGGCATCGCCAGGGACATGGCACAGATGTGCCCGGACGCCTGGCTGCTGAACTACACCAACCCGATGGCCATGAACGTCACGTTCCTGCACCACATCGCACCACGGCTCAAGGTGCTCGGCCTGTGCCACTCGGTGTACTGGACCATGGTCGGCCTGTGCGAACTGATCGACGTTCCCTACGAGGAGGTTTCGTACTGGTCGGCCGGCGTCAACCACCAGGCCTGGGTGCTGCGCTGGGAACGCAACGGCCAGAACCTCTATCCGCAGCTCGACCGGCGGATCGCCGCCGACCCGGAGCTGCAGCGTCGCGTCCGGGTCGACATGTACCGGCGCCTGAGCTACTACCCAACGGAGACCAGCGAACATTCCAGCGAGTACGTGCCGTGGTACGTACACCACCCGCGCGAAATCGACCGGCTGCGCATCAACATCGGCGAATACGTGTCGATCAGCGAGGCCAACCTCGTCGAGTACGCCAAGGTGCGGGCCGAACTGGCCGGCGCCGATTCACTGCCCATCGACACCGGATCGACCGAATACGCCCCCCAGGTGATCCACTCACTGGAAACCGGTACCACGAGGGTCATCTCGGCCAATGTCGTCAACCAGGGCCTCATCACGAACCTGCCCGACGGCGTGGCCGTCGAGGTTCCCACGACACTGGACGCCCTCGGCGCGCACCCCATGCGGGTCGGAGACCTGCCGCCGCAGTGCGCCGCACTCAACCGCAACTTCCTCGGCCCCGTCGACCTGACGGTGCGCGCCGCGGTCGACGGCGATCCGCGGCTGGTTCGTGCCGCGGCCATGGTCGACCCCAACACCGCGGCCACCCTCACCGTCGATGAGATCTGGCAGCTGTGCGACGAACTGACCGCTGCGCACGGGGACCTGCTGCCCGAACCGCTGCGGACAGCCCTGTGAGAACCGACCGATCATGAACCCATCCGAACAAGGAGTCCTACCGTGATACGACGCTGGATGTGCCTGGCCGTGGTCACCGCTCTCGCCTGTCTGCTCACCGCATGCGGCGGCGGTGGCTCGTCATCGTCGGGTCCGATCGAGATCGCCGTGTGGCACGGCTACCAGGACACCGAAGGCGAGGCC
This region of Mycolicibacterium goodii genomic DNA includes:
- the melA gene encoding alpha-galactosidase codes for the protein MKPTVAIIGAGSVEFTRELLGDILSFPELASTRIMLHDINTERLETAEAIARATARAADADPEIAATTERRRALDGADYVINVIQVGMHEATVRDFEIPARYGLNQTIGDTIGIGGIFRGLRTFPVLAGIARDMAQMCPDAWLLNYTNPMAMNVTFLHHIAPRLKVLGLCHSVYWTMVGLCELIDVPYEEVSYWSAGVNHQAWVLRWERNGQNLYPQLDRRIAADPELQRRVRVDMYRRLSYYPTETSEHSSEYVPWYVHHPREIDRLRINIGEYVSISEANLVEYAKVRAELAGADSLPIDTGSTEYAPQVIHSLETGTTRVISANVVNQGLITNLPDGVAVEVPTTLDALGAHPMRVGDLPPQCAALNRNFLGPVDLTVRAAVDGDPRLVRAAAMVDPNTAATLTVDEIWQLCDELTAAHGDLLPEPLRTAL